From a single Rosa rugosa chromosome 7, drRosRugo1.1, whole genome shotgun sequence genomic region:
- the LOC133722392 gene encoding ADP-ribosylation factor-like protein 8c: protein MGLLDTFLNWLRSLFFKQEMELSLVGLQNAGKTSLLNAIATGGYSEDMIPTVGFNMRKVTKGNVTIKVWDLGGQRRFRTMWERYCRGVSVIVYVVDAADRDSVPISRSELHDLLMKPSLNGIPLLVLGNKIDKSEALSKQALVEQLGLDSITDKEVCCYMISCKDSINIDVVIDWLIKHSKAAT from the exons CTTATTCTTCAAACAGGAAATGGAACTTTCACTAGTCGGGCTTCAGAATGCAGGAAAGACATCTCTTTTAAATGCCATTGCT ACAGGAGGGTACAGTGAGGACATGATTCCAACA GTTGGATTCAACATGCGGAAAGTAACCAAGGGAAACGTGACAATTAAGGTTTGGGACCTTGGAGGGCAACGCAGGTTCCGCACAATGTGGGAGCGTTACTGTCGTGGGGTCTCCGTGATTGT GTATGTAGTTGATGCTGCTGACAGGGACAGCGTTCCAATATCTCGAAGTGAGCTACATGACCTCTTGATGAAACCTTCCTTAAATGGAATTCCTTTACTTGTTCTTGGTAACAAAATCGACAAGTCTGAGGCTCTTTCAAAGCAAGCATTGGTTGAACAGCT GGGCCTTGATTCAATCACGGACAAAGAGGTATGTTGCTACATGATCTCATGCAAGGATTCCATAAACATAGATGTTGTGATTGATTGGCTGATCAAACACTCCAAAGCAGCAACCTGA